CAGGCAACTGACTTTAACCGAATCGGTTCTAACTGTTCTACTAACCAACAGGCGAATATATTAAGCTAACAACTAAATACTGACAATACCAAAAGGAAATTTACAGTCGACTTTGTTTCAAATTCATGTGTATCATACCAACGACTTTTCTTAAGGTTTCATTATACCTCTCGCTTGTTCGTCTTGTGTGAATTTCACCTTGTGTCGTAGACCATTGTAACTTTACTCGAACTGTTAATCAGCTGTCAACAATACGCTTGCTCTTGGATAACTTGACAGTACGTTTGATTTTTCAAAGTTAGTTTACAAGATGGATGAACTTTAGCTAGAcaatcaagaagtactaaacAACTGTCCTTTCCTAGCACGAGACCGAGCAGTGTTCACATAGAGTCCTGTTAGAGATAGGACCGTAAAAGTTCCAGCTGTACGTAGTCTTTAGACTGTTAACCATGTATTAAACAGTACATATCTCTAGTTCCAGGAAAGTAGGAAACTACTAGATCCATTTAGTCTCCCTAATTAAGTTGGGAGATTTGCTCATTCTTAGGATGCCAAATTTTGAATACAGGATTACGTGGGAAAATCTGTTTATCCCAAAAGCCCATTAACGCACTATTATTCCGGGATAGTATAGTTCCAAAATAACTTTCACTCCGTTCAATATTTTGATAACTTATTCTTCAATATGAGATGTGTGTCAAAGTTGATCCTTTTTACCGCTGGTTGTTTGCTTATCGATTGTTATATGCAGTGAGGCGCATCATAGCATTGGGTAAAAACCACCATTAAAACGGCCATATCTTTATGATTGCTAACATTCTCATTAGATAGATATTATTACCatggtttgacttgataatttccaATAAATTTAGCATCGGGtatattgttataaataaataatctatttgtaatatcccaatgagtagaaaatctaatttttctactcattgggatattacaaatatattacttatttattctcaTTAGATGCATTATTATTTCTCATTCAGTCAGAGCACAGATCATAGTTGAAGCTCTTATCTAAAAATTAAGTGTTGTGTAGAAGACTTTCTGGGTTATCCATTTTTATAATCGTTGTTTGATATAAATACTTATGAAGCTACCTGAACGATTGCTTCTGTAAACATCTGTCTTTCAAAGAATAATCACGTTTATTGTTACCTTTTTCAGCGTTGGACCCACTGCATTATTCTTACTAGAAACATCAGAAGCCATCAAGCATGAATTCGACCTTTCATTGCATGGGAGTTTTAACCGAGCAGCTGACTATGACCACGTACTACCGATTTACCTTTGTCATGgtgatgtagtaataatggctGGTAAAAGTCGTCTGGCTCGTCATGCAGTCCCAGTAATTTTCTTCGATGATGATACAGAGGTTGTGTCGAAAGGAGCTCTTCGTGTTAGTCatgatatttgtgaaaaatTTTTAAAGCAAGATCATAATGATGATGCGTGTACACATTGCCAAGAGTGTCTGACATATATTAGGACTAcacgtataaatatgaatatacgCCAAGTAATGCCTGTTCATAGATAACGCGAAtgttgatattgttttatttttcaattattcaGTAAATTTTACTATACGATACATTTTTAGTACTACAATAAATACCTTGTCTTTCGAAAGGCGTCAACTACTTCTTAAATCTAGTCTAGCGATTCTGTATCACGTTATTTATTTTATGCTGTGTTTCaagagattacgagttcacctaatctgCGAACGGGACGAAGACTCAGTTTCACAACGACCAAATAAGTTAACTATTCCGATGCATCCCAGTCTCGCTAACTAAAGAGAGGAGTCCAGGTTCAGAAGAGGGGAATGTATTCCACAAGCAGTCAGAAGCCCGAACAACAAGCACAACTTAAACgcatatatacagcataaaaataTCCTTGGGaaacgttacaaaatagcatatgaAGAGAGACAACGAACCAGTGTGGGAAATGAAAATGGaatgagcgcttttggcgcgaaaaaactcaaattacaaaaataagatatTTACCTCGAGTTCTAGGGATCTAACATCGCCAACATTTTATCAACCCACTGCTTTAATAAACATACTTTTGCGAcaaaatgtgttctttgaaatgaATCTCACACATTTTACGGTTTATTTTCTTAGCGTCACTGTCCATATGCAGTGTTTACTCCAATTCATATCTATTCGATATTAGGTTTGAATGTAAGCTTATCTAcacataattataataaactgTGATATAACCTTCTTAGTATTATTTTATAGTGCGTGCTGAACTGCTTATGCTTATCAATTGCAAATAGGTTTGGTCGGCTGTTTATTTCCAAAACCTTTACCACAAATCATATAGTTTGGGATAACTTAGTACAAGTATGCAAAATATTACATTGGGGAATTACCAAGACAGAAATAAAATGTGTAAATTTTAATAGTATTATTGTACAGTTTCTGATTAATATACAAGATAAATTATACAACTAAAAAATCGGCTCCGAAAAATAATTCCAAAACTTAATGAGTATTATACTCGAAAATAAGGACCATTTGTGGTACGGCTTAGCATAGCTTCATTCTGTATTCTTGATGATGCTTCCGGGGCTAAACGATTTAATAACGGACGAATGGATGGTTCAAGTGCGATTATAGCTCCTGAAATAATAGACAATAAGTGAATAGATAAAAAGTTGTTGCACgaatgggattacgtccaaaaTCATAGTTTCATACGATCATTTAGCAGTGcgatgtattttatttattgc
This DNA window, taken from Schistosoma haematobium chromosome 7, whole genome shotgun sequence, encodes the following:
- the ALKBH1_1 gene encoding Nucleic acid dioxygenase alkbh1, variant 2 (EggNog:ENOG410VBC0~COG:A) — protein: MGFHSDDAEIDKEAPLVSISVGPTALFLLETSEAIKHEFDLSLHGSFNRAADYDHVLPIYLCHGDVVIMAGKSRLARHAVPVIFFDDDTEVVSKGALRVSHDICEKFLKQDHNDDACTHCQECLTYIRTTRINMNIRQVMPVHR